A DNA window from Candidatus Hydrogenedentota bacterium contains the following coding sequences:
- a CDS encoding c-type cytochrome: MIKTRRFRGTWAVSAACLGIGVLSLCGAAAAADGGFRSPEFIAAAAAAKTLYVTEATANAVAVVDAEKGTVVRRIDLPDAPGGVALSPDGKTLYVTGAVPAGVVRAVDAASGKVQAEIAVGHTPVAPVVSPDGALLYVCCRFNNDVAVVDLAAKSVAARIPVTRDPVAAAVTPDGARLIVANLMPAGPSNGDYAGSAVSVIDTATRAVTATLALPNGSNGLRGVCISPDGAFAYVTHILARYQMPTTQLERGWMNTNALTVIDTAAGALVNTVLLDDVDMGAANPRGVVCTPDGASILVAHAGTHEISVIDRAKLHERLAKVAAGERVTEVSAKPEDVPNDLSFLVTLRRRIKLAGNGPRGLWTDGAKVWAAQYFTDDLAVVELASANPARTAGRIELGSAPLTPERTGERNFHDAALCFQHWQSCVSCHPGARADGLNWDLLNDGIGNPKNTKSMLLSHQTPPAMGLGVRDTAETAVRAGIRHIQFAVRPEEDSVAIDTYLKALKPVPSPLLENGKLGAAAERGKAVFERAHCAACHPAPLYSDLKIHDLGTTLGLDAGKPVDTPTLVEVWRTAPYMHDGRAATLMEVFTVHNKDNRHGDTAGLSEEELKDLAAYVGSL; this comes from the coding sequence ATGATCAAGACGCGGCGTTTTCGGGGAACTTGGGCCGTTTCGGCGGCGTGTTTGGGCATCGGGGTCCTCTCGCTGTGCGGTGCCGCGGCGGCCGCCGACGGCGGCTTCCGCTCGCCCGAGTTCATCGCGGCGGCCGCGGCCGCCAAGACCCTCTACGTCACCGAGGCGACGGCCAACGCCGTGGCCGTGGTGGACGCGGAGAAGGGAACGGTCGTCCGCCGGATTGACCTGCCCGACGCGCCCGGCGGCGTCGCCCTGTCGCCCGACGGCAAGACCCTGTACGTGACCGGCGCGGTCCCCGCGGGCGTCGTGCGCGCCGTGGACGCCGCCTCCGGCAAGGTGCAGGCCGAGATCGCCGTGGGCCACACCCCCGTCGCGCCGGTGGTCAGCCCCGACGGCGCCCTGCTCTACGTCTGCTGCCGGTTCAACAACGATGTGGCCGTTGTGGACCTGGCGGCCAAGTCCGTCGCCGCGAGGATTCCCGTGACGCGCGATCCCGTTGCCGCCGCCGTCACGCCCGACGGCGCGCGCCTGATCGTGGCCAATCTCATGCCCGCCGGGCCGTCCAACGGCGACTACGCCGGGTCCGCGGTGTCCGTGATTGACACCGCCACCCGCGCCGTCACCGCGACGCTGGCCCTGCCCAACGGCAGCAACGGCCTCCGGGGCGTCTGCATCTCCCCCGACGGCGCCTTTGCCTATGTCACCCACATCCTCGCGCGCTACCAGATGCCGACCACCCAGCTTGAGCGCGGCTGGATGAACACCAACGCCCTCACGGTCATTGACACCGCGGCGGGCGCGCTGGTGAACACGGTCCTGCTGGACGACGTGGACATGGGCGCGGCGAACCCGCGGGGCGTCGTCTGCACGCCCGACGGCGCCTCGATTCTCGTGGCCCATGCGGGCACCCACGAGATCAGCGTGATTGACCGCGCCAAACTCCACGAGCGCCTCGCCAAGGTGGCCGCGGGCGAGCGGGTCACCGAGGTCTCCGCGAAGCCGGAGGACGTGCCCAACGACCTGTCCTTCCTCGTCACCCTGCGCCGACGGATCAAGCTGGCGGGCAACGGCCCGCGCGGCCTGTGGACCGACGGCGCGAAGGTGTGGGCCGCCCAGTATTTCACCGACGACCTGGCCGTGGTGGAGCTGGCCTCCGCCAACCCGGCCCGGACCGCCGGCCGCATCGAGCTGGGCAGCGCCCCCCTCACCCCCGAGCGCACCGGCGAGCGCAACTTCCACGACGCCGCCCTGTGCTTCCAGCACTGGCAGAGCTGCGTCAGCTGCCACCCGGGCGCGCGCGCGGACGGGCTGAACTGGGATCTGCTCAACGACGGCATCGGCAACCCCAAGAACACGAAGAGCATGCTGCTTTCCCACCAGACGCCCCCGGCCATGGGCCTGGGCGTGCGCGACACCGCCGAGACCGCCGTGCGCGCGGGCATCCGCCACATCCAGTTCGCCGTGCGCCCCGAGGAGGACTCCGTGGCCATTGACACCTACCTGAAGGCGTTGAAGCCCGTGCCCAGCCCCCTGCTGGAGAACGGCAAACTCGGCGCCGCCGCCGAGCGCGGCAAGGCCGTGTTCGAGCGCGCCCACTGCGCCGCCTGCCACCCGGCCCCGCTCTATTCGGACCTCAAAATCCATGACCTGGGCACCACGCTGGGGCTGGACGCGGGCAAGCCCGTGGACACGCCCACCCTGGTGGAGGTCTGGCGCACGGCCCCCTACATGCACGACGGCCGCGCCGCCACCCTCATGGAGGTGTTCACGGTCCACAACAAGGACAACCGGCACGGGGACACGGCGGGCCTGTCGGAGGAGGAGCTGAAGGACCTGGCGGCCTACGTGGGATCCCTGTGA
- a CDS encoding translation initiation inhibitor, whose product MKDSSKPASETASEQDGKSLTVRRGAVEGEWFVTANPAPGTTPAALGREVAACLGKLGAHVVSMEIFGVPGVALADIKKAFGTIAWPVTWVTEGCSAAVPLRGMQVWAVSGVRPAPVTVDGAVVGTVFTRGGVRWCRLGGLVPRDLSLSRRDQTRAVFTLMERGLEAAGLGFEDVARTWFYNHAMLEWYREFNEVRTAFFWDHGVFDRLVPASTGIGGANAAGAALTAGVLAVRGAKVALVPSPLQCPAPNYGSSFSRAVEIAAGGGRLLTVSGTASIDPAGNSVFIGDMDRQVGLTLDVVHAILASRGMDWKDVCRGIGYFKRLEDAPALDRVLAARGIAPLPLISANTDICRDELLFEMEVDAVPAV is encoded by the coding sequence ATGAAGGATAGCAGTAAACCGGCGTCCGAAACCGCGTCGGAGCAGGATGGAAAATCGCTGACCGTGCGCCGCGGCGCGGTGGAAGGCGAGTGGTTCGTGACCGCAAACCCGGCCCCGGGCACGACACCCGCCGCGCTGGGCCGCGAGGTGGCTGCCTGCCTCGGGAAACTCGGTGCCCATGTGGTCTCCATGGAGATTTTCGGCGTGCCCGGCGTGGCGCTGGCGGACATCAAGAAGGCTTTCGGGACCATCGCCTGGCCCGTCACCTGGGTGACCGAGGGCTGCTCCGCCGCAGTGCCCCTGCGCGGAATGCAGGTTTGGGCCGTGAGCGGCGTCCGCCCCGCCCCCGTGACGGTGGACGGCGCCGTGGTCGGCACTGTGTTCACCCGGGGCGGCGTACGCTGGTGCCGTCTGGGAGGGCTGGTCCCCCGCGACCTTTCCCTGTCCCGCCGCGACCAGACCCGCGCCGTGTTCACCCTCATGGAGCGCGGGCTGGAGGCCGCCGGGCTGGGCTTCGAGGATGTCGCCCGCACCTGGTTCTACAACCATGCCATGCTGGAGTGGTACCGCGAGTTCAACGAGGTCCGCACCGCCTTCTTCTGGGACCATGGCGTCTTTGACCGGCTGGTTCCCGCGAGCACGGGCATCGGCGGGGCCAACGCCGCCGGCGCCGCGCTCACCGCCGGGGTGCTTGCCGTCCGCGGGGCGAAGGTGGCCCTGGTGCCGTCGCCCCTCCAGTGCCCCGCGCCGAACTACGGCAGCTCCTTCAGCCGGGCTGTCGAGATTGCCGCGGGGGGCGGGCGCCTCCTTACCGTCTCCGGCACGGCAAGCATAGACCCCGCGGGCAACAGCGTCTTCATCGGGGACATGGACCGGCAGGTGGGGCTCACCCTCGACGTGGTCCACGCCATCCTCGCCTCCCGCGGGATGGACTGGAAGGACGTCTGCCGCGGCATCGGCTATTTCAAGCGCCTGGAGGACGCCCCCGCCCTGGACCGCGTCCTCGCGGCGCGCGGCATCGCCCCGCTGCCCCTCATTTCCGCCAACACCGACATTTGCCGCGACGAGCTGCTCTTTGAGATGGAGGTGGACGCGGTCCCGGCCGTCTGA